TGCGCTTCGCAAGCGGCTCGACGAAAGGGAGAACGAACTGGAAGCGCTCCGAAAAAATCTTATGGACGCTCAGATGGAGCTTTCCGAAGCGCGCCGCAGCGAAGCCTCGCTGAGGCTCGAAGTAAGACAGATCAAGGAACAGCTCTCCGTCTACCGCGTCGACGCCCGCCGCATCGAAGAAGCCGAAAGCCAGCAGCGGAGCGCGAAAGAAGAAGCCGCTCACCTTCGCGCTCGTATCGAAGAATTGAATACCGAAGCGGCCAGAGCCGCCCGCAAACACAAAACGGAAATCGATACGCTGACCTTGAAATACGAGCAGGAGAAAGTGACCCTGCACGAAAACATTCAAATCGCGGAAGACCGCGCCCGCAACGCCGCCGAAACCATCGCCCGGACCCAGTCTCTGGGCAGCATCGCCGAGCGCGAAAAAAACGCGGCGCTGGAGGAACTGGCGCGCAGTAAACGCGAACAGAAGCAGCAGCTGGAAAAGCTGCAGAACGACTTGGCCCGTCACGAAGCCGCCGTCTCCGAACAGGAACGCCGCGCCGCCGACCAGCAGCGCGAGTACGAGCGCAAGCTGTCGCTGATCCAGCTGCAAACGGGGCAGCAGTATCAGTCGCAGCTGGAAACCCTGAAAAGCGTTCTCGAAGACAAAGCGCACGAACTCAACCGCGCCCACTATCAGATCGAACAGCTCAACGACGATCACCGGCGCGCGCTCGAGGCCCTGAAGCAGGATATGGAAAAGCAGCTCGAGCTCCGCGCCGACGAAATCCGCCGCCGGCTCATCCTGAAATCCACGGGAAAAGACGGGCGTCCGTCGCCATGATACAGATCCGGGACCTCAATCTGACCTTTGCCGGCGGCCGGAAAATTTTCGATAATCTGAACTGGCAGATCGACACCGCAAGCCGGACGGGACTCGTCGGCCCCAACGGTATCGGCAAAACCACGTTGCTGCGCGCCATACTCGGGCAAGTAACCGCCGACAGCGGCGACATCACCGTCTCCCCTCTTTCCGCAACCGTCGGGTACCTGCCCCAGGATCTGGCGGAGCTGCCCGACGTCACGCTGATGCAGTACCTCAAAGACCGCACCGGCATTACGGCGGCGGAGAAACGGCTCAAACGATGTTCCGAAGAGCTCGCCGCCGCGCCTGCAAGCGAACATGTCCGTCTGATGAAGCTGCACGATGAAGCGGCCGCCGCCTATGAAAACCTCGGCGGCTATTCTTTTGAGGCGCTGTCGCGCAAGGCGCTGCACGGGCTGGGATTTCATGACGGCGACGACGCCAGGCCCTGCGGCGAGTTCTCCGGCGGCTGGAAAATGCGCGTCACGCTGGCCGGGCTGCTGCTGTCGCGCCCCGACATCCTGCTCCTCGACGAACCGACCAACCACCTCGACACGGAGAGCATGGAATGGCTGGAAAACTGGCTTTCCGACTATCGCGGCACGCTCGTGGCCATTTCCCACGACCGCGTCTTCATGGACAAGGTCATGAAAAGCATCGCCGAGCTCCATTCCGGCAGGATCCGCGTTTATAAGGGCAACTTCTCCGATTATCTGCGCGCCTCAGCAGAGCAGAAAGCCCAGCTCGAACAGGCCGCCGCGCGCCAAAAAGAGGAGATCGCCAAGACGAAAGAATTCATCGAACGCTTCCGCTACAAAGCCACAAAGGCTGCGCAGGTGCAAAGCCGCATCAAGGCGCTTGAAAAGACCCAGATCATCCGCACGGAAACGGCGGCCCGTCGCGTGACGCTGAAATTTCCGCCCTGCCCGCCCAGCGGGCACATCGTCCTGACGCTGACCGATCTCGGCATGGCCTACGGAACGCACCGCGTCTTTGAGAACCTCAACGCGACTGTCGAACGAGGGCAGAAAATCGCCCTCGTCGGCGCGAACGGCGCCGGCAAATCCACGCTTTCGCGCCTCATTTCGGGCAAAGAGCGCCCCACTTCCGGAAACTGCGAAACGGGCTACCACGTGCTG
This sequence is a window from Pyramidobacter sp. YE332. Protein-coding genes within it:
- a CDS encoding ABC-F family ATP-binding cassette domain-containing protein, with the translated sequence MIQIRDLNLTFAGGRKIFDNLNWQIDTASRTGLVGPNGIGKTTLLRAILGQVTADSGDITVSPLSATVGYLPQDLAELPDVTLMQYLKDRTGITAAEKRLKRCSEELAAAPASEHVRLMKLHDEAAAAYENLGGYSFEALSRKALHGLGFHDGDDARPCGEFSGGWKMRVTLAGLLLSRPDILLLDEPTNHLDTESMEWLENWLSDYRGTLVAISHDRVFMDKVMKSIAELHSGRIRVYKGNFSDYLRASAEQKAQLEQAAARQKEEIAKTKEFIERFRYKATKAAQVQSRIKALEKTQIIRTETAARRVTLKFPPCPPSGHIVLTLTDLGMAYGTHRVFENLNATVERGQKIALVGANGAGKSTLSRLISGKERPTSGNCETGYHVLPAFFSQESAENLNYDRTVWQEICPLNMDMSEAEKRALLGSFLFSGDDIHKPVKVLSGGEKSRLSLVKILMNPSNFLILDEPTNHLDMTTRELFQQALLAYDGTLLIVSHDRYFLNQLAQRVWELRDGALYDYAGNYSRFIEQRQASLAQDAPHAGPDVKRRGGERDKKREEAQRRNEIYRRKKVYADELAALEERIDGLEKRKKKDERELCRPEVLSDSVRIQALMKDLADAVAAVEAATSRWEELMEIIEKIEKGE